One region of Citrus sinensis cultivar Valencia sweet orange chromosome 6, DVS_A1.0, whole genome shotgun sequence genomic DNA includes:
- the LOC127902980 gene encoding uncharacterized protein LOC127902980, with protein MANGGMMSFQVPQLKGSKFDNWSIKMKALLGAHDVWDVVEKGFIVPKNEATLTVVQKENLKDLKKKENKAKYLIFQSLDEDAFEKITGTTSSKEAWEKLETSYKRAEQVKKVRLQTLRGEFESLHMKASESISDYFTRVVTVSNELKRNGEELKEVRIIEKILRSVDSKFDHIVVTIEETRDLKDMTIEQLQGRLQAYEKK; from the coding sequence ATGGCAAACGGTGGTATGATGTCATTTCAAGTTCCACAATTAAAGGGAAGTAAGTTTGACAATTGGAGTATTAAAATGAAGGCTCTATTGGGCGCACATGACGTATGGGATGTCGTGGAGAAAGgttttattgtgccaaaaaaTGAAGCCACTTTAACTGTGGTGCAGAAggagaatttaaaagacttgaagaagaaagagaataaagcAAAGTATCTCATTTTTCAATCATTAGATGAAGATGCTTTTGAAAAGATTACTGGTACAACCTCGTCAAAAGAAGCATGGGAGAAACTAGAGACCTCTTACAAAAGAGCGGAGCAAGTTAAGAAGGTTCGTCTCCAAACATTACGAGGAGAATTTGAGTCCTTACACATGAAGGCATCGGAGTCAATTTCTGACTACTTTACTCGGGTTGTGACCGTTTccaatgaattaaaaagaaatggcgAGGAGTTAAAAGAGGTAAGGATCATTGAAAAGATACTTCGATCAGTAGACTCGAAGTTTGACCATATTGTTGTGACAATTGAAGAAACAAGAGATCTGAAGGATATGACGATCGAGCAACTTCAAGGAAGGTTGCAAgcctatgaaaaaaaataa